The following coding sequences are from one Streptomyces sp. V3I7 window:
- a CDS encoding ribonucleoside-diphosphate reductase subunit alpha, protein MTIAPADPASAAGVLDAGTETDGPGAALLRTLTELTADLPDADPGRVAAAALRGRSARADERELRELATEAAAGLISEDPAYSRLAARLLAIGIRTEAASQGSTTFTESVAVGHREGLIADRTAEFVRLHAERLDALVDPAADDRFGYFGLRTLYSRYLLRHPITRKVVETPQHFMLRVAAGLAEDDSTRSVDEVAALYGLMSRLDYLPSSPTLFNSGTRHPQMSSCYLLDSPLDELDSIYDRYHQVARLSKHAGGIGLSYSRIRSRGSLIRGTNGHSNGIVPFLKTLDASVAAVNQGGRRKGAAAVYLETWHSDIEEFLELRDNTGEDARRTHNLNLAHWIPDEFMRRVNADAEWSLFSPADVPELVDLWGEEFDAAYRKAEAAGLAKKTMPARDLYGRMMRTLAQTGNGWMTFKDAANRTANQTALPGHVVHSSNLCTEILEVTDDGETAVCNLGSVNLGAFVDTATGDIDWERLDETVRTAVTFLDRVVDINFYPTEQAGRSNAQWRPVGLGAMGLQDVFFKLRLPFDSAEARALSTRIAERIMLAAYEASAGLAERHGPLPAWEKTRTARGVLHPDHFDVELTWPERWAALRERIAATGMRNSLLLAIAPTATIASIAGVYECIEPQVSNLFKRETLSGEFLQVNSYLVEELKKLGVWDARTREALRESSGSVQDFAWIPADVRALYRTAWEIPQRGLIDMAAARTPYLDQAQSLNLFMETPTIGKLSSMYAYAWKQGLKTTYYLRSRPATRIARAAGKAQPTIPVQQVAEADAVACSLENPESCEACQ, encoded by the coding sequence GTGACCATCGCGCCAGCAGACCCGGCTTCAGCAGCAGGCGTTCTTGACGCAGGTACCGAGACCGACGGTCCCGGTGCCGCGCTGCTGCGGACGCTCACCGAGCTGACCGCCGACCTCCCCGACGCCGACCCCGGCCGGGTCGCAGCCGCCGCGTTGCGCGGCCGGTCCGCGCGGGCGGACGAGCGGGAGTTGCGCGAGCTGGCCACGGAGGCGGCCGCGGGTCTCATCTCCGAGGACCCCGCCTACTCCCGGCTGGCCGCCCGGCTGCTGGCCATCGGCATCCGCACCGAGGCCGCCTCGCAGGGCTCCACGACCTTCACCGAGTCCGTCGCCGTGGGACACCGGGAAGGTCTCATCGCCGACCGCACCGCCGAGTTCGTCCGGCTGCACGCCGAGCGGCTCGACGCGCTGGTCGACCCGGCCGCCGACGACCGCTTCGGCTACTTCGGCCTGCGCACGCTGTACAGCCGCTACCTGCTGCGGCACCCGATCACCCGTAAGGTCGTCGAGACGCCCCAGCACTTCATGCTGCGCGTCGCCGCCGGTCTCGCCGAGGACGACAGCACCCGCTCCGTCGACGAAGTCGCCGCGCTCTACGGGCTCATGAGCCGCCTCGACTACCTCCCGTCCTCCCCCACGCTGTTCAACTCCGGTACGCGGCACCCCCAGATGTCGTCCTGCTACCTCCTCGACTCCCCGCTGGACGAGCTGGACTCCATCTACGACCGCTACCACCAGGTGGCCCGGCTCTCCAAGCACGCGGGCGGCATCGGGCTCTCATACTCCCGTATCCGCAGCCGTGGTTCGCTGATCCGCGGCACCAACGGGCACTCCAACGGCATCGTCCCGTTCCTGAAGACCCTCGACGCCTCGGTCGCCGCGGTCAACCAGGGCGGCCGGCGCAAGGGCGCCGCGGCCGTCTACCTGGAGACCTGGCACTCCGACATCGAGGAGTTCCTGGAGCTGCGCGACAACACCGGTGAGGACGCGCGCCGTACGCACAACCTCAACCTCGCGCACTGGATCCCGGACGAGTTCATGCGCCGGGTCAACGCCGACGCCGAGTGGTCGCTGTTCTCCCCGGCGGACGTGCCCGAGCTGGTCGACCTGTGGGGCGAGGAGTTCGACGCCGCGTACCGCAAGGCGGAGGCCGCGGGTCTCGCGAAGAAGACCATGCCGGCCCGCGACCTGTACGGCCGCATGATGCGCACCCTCGCGCAGACCGGCAACGGCTGGATGACGTTCAAGGACGCCGCCAACCGCACCGCCAACCAGACGGCGCTGCCGGGCCACGTCGTGCACTCCTCCAACCTCTGCACGGAGATCCTGGAGGTCACGGACGACGGCGAGACGGCGGTCTGCAACCTCGGTTCGGTGAACCTGGGCGCCTTCGTCGACACAGCGACCGGGGACATCGACTGGGAGCGGCTGGACGAGACGGTCCGCACGGCCGTGACCTTCCTCGACCGCGTCGTGGACATCAACTTCTACCCGACCGAGCAGGCGGGCCGCTCCAACGCCCAGTGGCGTCCGGTCGGTCTCGGCGCCATGGGTCTGCAGGACGTCTTCTTCAAGCTGCGCCTGCCCTTCGACTCCGCCGAGGCGCGCGCCCTGTCCACGCGGATCGCCGAACGCATCATGCTCGCCGCGTACGAGGCCTCCGCGGGCCTCGCCGAGCGCCACGGGCCGCTCCCGGCCTGGGAGAAGACCCGTACCGCCCGGGGCGTGCTGCACCCCGACCACTTCGACGTCGAGCTCACCTGGCCGGAGCGCTGGGCGGCGCTGCGCGAGCGGATCGCCGCGACCGGCATGCGCAACTCGCTGCTGCTGGCCATCGCGCCGACGGCCACGATCGCCTCGATCGCGGGCGTCTACGAGTGCATCGAGCCGCAGGTCTCGAACCTCTTCAAGCGCGAGACGCTCTCCGGCGAGTTCCTCCAGGTCAACTCCTACCTGGTCGAGGAACTCAAGAAGCTCGGCGTCTGGGACGCCCGCACCCGCGAGGCGCTGCGCGAATCGAGCGGCTCGGTGCAGGACTTCGCGTGGATCCCGGCGGACGTACGGGCGCTGTACCGCACGGCGTGGGAGATCCCGCAGCGCGGTCTGATCGACATGGCCGCGGCCCGCACCCCGTACCTGGACCAGGCGCAGTCGCTGAACCTGTTCATGGAGACGCCGACCATCGGCAAGCTCTCCTCGATGTACGCGTACGCCTGGAAGCAGGGCCTGAAGACGACGTACTACCTGCGCTCGCGCCCGGCGACCCGCATCGCCCGCGCCGCCGGCAAGGCGCAGCCCACCATCCCCGTCCAGCAGGTGGCCGAGGCCGACGCCGTCGCCTGCTCCCTTGAGAACCCCGAGTCCTGCGAGGCCTGCCAGTAA
- a CDS encoding GNAT family N-acetyltransferase, translating to MDIVIRSAEPGEYETLGEITGQAYLRDGLLTFGEDDTYLAVLKDVAGRAAAAEVLVAADDDRVLGGVTFVPSPGPMADIAGPGEAEIRMLAVGHDARGRGIGEALVRACVERARATDGCTRVVLSSLGIMHAAHRIYERLGFVRTPERDWQPLPDLEDLVLITYELTL from the coding sequence ATGGACATCGTGATCAGGAGCGCGGAGCCCGGCGAGTACGAGACCCTCGGTGAGATCACCGGCCAGGCCTATCTGCGGGACGGGCTGCTCACCTTCGGCGAGGACGACACCTACCTCGCGGTGCTGAAGGACGTCGCCGGGCGGGCGGCCGCCGCCGAGGTCCTGGTGGCGGCCGACGACGACCGCGTCCTCGGCGGCGTCACCTTCGTGCCGTCCCCCGGCCCCATGGCGGACATCGCCGGACCCGGGGAGGCCGAGATACGGATGCTCGCGGTCGGCCACGACGCCCGCGGCCGGGGCATCGGCGAGGCGCTCGTCCGGGCGTGCGTCGAGCGGGCTCGGGCCACGGACGGCTGCACGCGCGTCGTGCTGTCGAGCCTGGGGATCATGCACGCCGCCCACCGCATCTACGAACGGCTGGGCTTCGTCCGCACACCCGAGCGGGACTGGCAGCCACTCCCGGACCTGGAGGACCTCGTGCTGATCACCTATGAGTTGACACTCTGA
- the mctP gene encoding monocarboxylate uptake permease MctP, with the protein MKDGVNGVALGVFVFFFLAVTVVGFLAARWRKAENEHSLDEWGLGGRSFGTWITWFLLGGDLYTAYTFVAVPAAIYAAGAAGFFAVPYTILVYPLIFTFLPRLWSVSHKHGYVTTSDFVRGRFGSKGLSLAVALTGILATMPYIALQLVGIQAVLDVMGVGGGESTNWFVKDLPLLIAFGVLAAYTYSSGLRAPALIAFVKDTLIYIVIAVAIIYIPIKLGGFDHIFAKAGEAFAQTNPATGKPRGAVFPPEAGQWTYATLALGSALALFMYPHSITATLSSRSRDVIRRNTTILPLYSLMLGLLALLGFMAIAAGIKVTNGQLAIPQLFEDMFPSWFAGVAFAAIGIGALVPAAIMSIAAANLFTRNIYKDFIKPDATAAQETKVSKLVSLLVKVGALVFVLTMDKTVAINFQLLGGIWILQTFPSLVGGLFTRWFHRWALLAGWAVGMIYGTLAAYGVASPTQKHFGGSAAEIPGIGQIGYIGLTAFVLNVAVTVVLTFVLKAVKAPDGVDETRPEDYTADAGDPGVQTELPPATAGASH; encoded by the coding sequence GTGAAGGACGGCGTGAACGGCGTCGCTCTCGGCGTCTTTGTCTTCTTCTTCCTGGCCGTCACGGTCGTGGGCTTCCTGGCCGCGCGGTGGCGCAAGGCCGAGAACGAGCACAGCCTGGACGAATGGGGCCTGGGCGGGCGGTCGTTCGGTACCTGGATCACCTGGTTCCTGCTCGGCGGCGACCTGTACACGGCCTACACGTTCGTGGCGGTCCCGGCGGCGATCTACGCGGCGGGCGCGGCGGGCTTCTTCGCGGTGCCGTACACGATCCTCGTGTACCCGCTGATCTTCACGTTCCTGCCCCGCCTGTGGTCGGTCTCGCACAAGCACGGCTACGTGACGACCTCGGACTTCGTGCGCGGCCGCTTCGGCTCGAAGGGGCTGTCGCTGGCGGTGGCGCTCACCGGCATCCTCGCGACCATGCCGTACATCGCGCTCCAGCTGGTCGGCATCCAGGCCGTACTGGACGTGATGGGCGTCGGCGGTGGCGAGAGCACGAACTGGTTCGTCAAGGACCTGCCGCTGCTGATCGCCTTCGGTGTGCTTGCCGCGTACACGTACTCGTCGGGTCTGCGGGCCCCCGCGCTGATCGCGTTCGTCAAGGACACGCTGATCTACATCGTCATCGCGGTGGCGATCATCTACATCCCGATCAAGCTCGGCGGCTTCGACCACATCTTCGCCAAGGCCGGCGAGGCCTTCGCGCAGACCAACCCGGCCACGGGCAAGCCGCGCGGCGCCGTCTTCCCGCCGGAGGCGGGCCAGTGGACGTACGCCACGCTGGCGCTGGGCTCCGCGCTCGCGCTGTTCATGTACCCGCACTCGATCACCGCGACGCTGTCCTCCCGGAGCCGTGACGTGATCCGGCGCAACACCACGATCCTGCCGCTGTACTCCCTGATGCTGGGCCTGCTCGCGCTGCTGGGCTTCATGGCGATCGCGGCCGGGATCAAGGTCACCAACGGGCAGCTGGCCATCCCGCAGCTGTTCGAGGACATGTTCCCGTCCTGGTTCGCGGGCGTCGCCTTCGCGGCCATCGGCATCGGCGCGCTGGTCCCGGCGGCCATCATGTCGATCGCGGCGGCCAACCTGTTCACCCGCAACATCTACAAGGACTTCATCAAGCCCGACGCGACCGCCGCGCAGGAGACCAAGGTCTCCAAGCTGGTCTCGCTGCTGGTGAAGGTCGGCGCGCTGGTCTTCGTCCTGACCATGGACAAGACCGTGGCCATCAACTTCCAGCTCCTGGGCGGCATCTGGATCCTCCAGACCTTCCCGTCGCTGGTCGGCGGCCTGTTCACGCGCTGGTTCCACCGATGGGCCCTGCTCGCCGGCTGGGCCGTCGGCATGATCTACGGCACCCTCGCCGCGTACGGGGTCGCCTCCCCGACGCAGAAGCACTTCGGCGGCTCGGCGGCCGAGATCCCCGGCATCGGCCAGATCGGCTACATCGGCCTCACGGCGTTCGTCCTGAACGTGGCCGTCACCGTCGTCCTCACCTTCGTCCTGAAGGCCGTCAAGGCCCCGGACGGCGTCGACGAGACGCGTCCCGAGGACTACACGGCGGACGCGGGCGACCCGGGCGTCCAGACGGAGCTGCCGCCGGCGACGGCGGGCGCCTCGCACTAG
- a CDS encoding DUF3311 domain-containing protein, translating to MPATPEEARPPVVTPVRVVIALCLVAPFVATLWVGSYAKTDPAFIGIPFFYWYQMLWVLISTALTMLAYQLWQRDQRSRKAAKGGAAK from the coding sequence ATGCCCGCTACACCCGAAGAAGCAAGACCACCGGTGGTCACACCGGTGCGCGTCGTCATCGCCCTGTGTCTCGTCGCGCCGTTCGTGGCGACCCTGTGGGTCGGCTCGTACGCCAAGACGGACCCCGCGTTCATCGGGATCCCGTTCTTCTACTGGTACCAGATGCTGTGGGTGCTCATCTCGACCGCGCTCACCATGCTCGCGTACCAGCTGTGGCAGCGTGACCAGCGGAGCCGCAAGGCCGCGAAGGGGGGTGCGGCGAAGTGA
- a CDS encoding GntR family transcriptional regulator, whose product MTTDVSSAENEGGATVRTARVPKYYRLKKHLLEMTETQAPGTPVPPERTLAAEFDTSRTTVRQALQELVVEGRLERIQGKGTFVAKPKVSQALQLTSYTEDMRAQGLEPTSQLLDVGYVTADDRLAELLDIASGGRVLRIERLRMANGEPMAIEITHLSAKRFPALRRSLVKYTSLYTALAEVYGVHLAEAEETIETSLATPREAGLLGTDVGLPMLMLSRHSLDRDGQPVEWVRSVYRGDRYKFVARLKRPQD is encoded by the coding sequence ATGACCACCGACGTCAGCAGTGCGGAGAACGAGGGTGGGGCCACCGTCCGTACCGCGCGGGTGCCCAAGTACTACCGCCTGAAGAAGCATCTGCTCGAGATGACGGAGACCCAGGCGCCCGGCACCCCGGTCCCGCCCGAGCGCACGCTCGCCGCCGAGTTCGACACCTCCCGCACCACCGTCCGCCAGGCCCTCCAGGAGCTCGTCGTCGAGGGGCGGCTCGAACGCATCCAGGGCAAGGGCACCTTCGTCGCCAAGCCGAAGGTCTCCCAGGCGCTGCAACTCACCTCCTACACCGAGGACATGCGCGCCCAGGGACTGGAGCCGACCTCGCAGCTCCTCGACGTCGGCTATGTCACCGCCGACGACCGGCTCGCCGAACTGCTCGACATCGCCTCCGGCGGCCGGGTGCTGCGCATCGAGCGGCTGCGCATGGCCAACGGCGAGCCCATGGCCATCGAGATCACTCATCTGTCCGCGAAGCGCTTCCCGGCGCTGCGCCGCAGCCTGGTGAAGTACACGTCGCTCTACACCGCGCTCGCCGAGGTGTACGGCGTCCACCTCGCGGAGGCCGAGGAGACCATCGAGACGTCGCTGGCGACGCCGCGCGAGGCGGGCCTGCTCGGCACCGACGTCGGCCTGCCGATGCTGATGCTCTCCCGGCACTCGCTGGACCGGGACGGCCAGCCGGTGGAATGGGTGCGCTCGGTCTACCGCGGCGACCGCTACAAGTTCGTCGCGCGCCTCAAGAGGCCTCAGGACTGA
- a CDS encoding glycoside hydrolase family 3 protein, with product MTTLAGGTDTLTPDALTVLQPGFTGTTAPDWLLRRLGEGLSAVGLFGRNITSPEQLAALTAQLRAEREDVLVAIDEEGGDVTRLEARTGSSFPGNHALGTVDDEDLTREVAREIGRRLAACGVNLDWAPSVDVNSNPANPVIGVRSFGAGTDLVARHTAAFVTGLQSAGVAACAKHFPGHGDTSVDSHLALPRIDASTDVLNSRELVPFRAAIAAGAQAVMSAHILVPSLDPDRPATLSHRILTRLLRGELGYEGLIITDGMEMRAITTTFGLERGTVLALAAGADTICVGGGLADDETVRHLRDTLVDAVRTGELAEERLADAAARVRRLARRPAEAAPASAPEPREDIGLAAARRALAVTSPEPFEPLTSPPYVVALSSAANIAVGEQTPWGVATELDLLLPGTKAGTFAGEPGESAGRAALAAAGERRIVAVVRSEHRHPWMAAALDTLLTARPDTIVVEMGVPQATPRGALHLATHGAARVCGRAAAEVIAGRVAP from the coding sequence ATGACGACACTCGCCGGCGGCACCGACACCCTGACCCCGGACGCCCTGACGGTGCTCCAGCCCGGGTTCACCGGCACCACCGCCCCCGACTGGCTGTTGCGTCGGCTCGGCGAAGGACTGTCGGCCGTGGGTCTGTTCGGTCGCAACATCACCTCGCCCGAGCAACTGGCCGCCCTCACCGCCCAGTTGCGCGCCGAGCGCGAGGACGTCCTGGTGGCGATCGACGAGGAGGGCGGCGACGTCACGCGGCTGGAGGCGCGCACCGGATCGAGCTTCCCCGGCAACCACGCGCTCGGCACCGTCGACGACGAGGACCTCACCCGCGAGGTGGCCCGCGAGATCGGCCGCCGCCTCGCCGCCTGTGGCGTGAACCTCGACTGGGCGCCGTCGGTCGACGTCAACTCCAACCCCGCCAACCCGGTCATCGGCGTCCGCTCCTTCGGCGCCGGCACCGACCTGGTCGCCCGGCACACCGCGGCCTTCGTCACCGGCCTGCAGTCGGCCGGGGTCGCCGCCTGCGCCAAGCACTTCCCCGGCCACGGCGATACCTCCGTCGACTCCCACCTCGCGCTGCCCCGCATCGACGCGAGCACCGACGTGCTGAACTCCCGCGAACTCGTGCCCTTCCGTGCCGCGATCGCCGCCGGCGCCCAGGCCGTGATGAGCGCCCACATCCTGGTCCCGTCCCTGGACCCGGACCGCCCGGCCACCCTCTCCCACCGCATCCTCACGCGCCTTCTGCGCGGCGAACTCGGCTACGAGGGCCTGATCATCACCGACGGCATGGAGATGCGCGCCATCACCACCACCTTCGGCCTCGAACGCGGCACCGTCCTCGCCCTCGCCGCCGGCGCCGACACCATCTGCGTGGGCGGCGGCCTCGCCGACGACGAGACGGTCCGCCACCTGCGGGACACCCTGGTCGACGCGGTCAGAACGGGCGAACTCGCCGAGGAACGCCTCGCGGACGCGGCGGCGCGGGTACGGCGGCTGGCCCGGCGGCCGGCGGAGGCGGCGCCCGCCTCCGCCCCCGAGCCGCGGGAGGACATCGGCCTGGCCGCCGCCCGGCGCGCGCTCGCGGTGACGTCCCCGGAGCCGTTCGAACCGCTGACCTCGCCGCCGTACGTCGTCGCCCTCAGCTCCGCCGCGAACATCGCCGTCGGGGAACAGACCCCGTGGGGCGTCGCCACCGAGCTGGACCTGCTGCTGCCCGGCACGAAGGCGGGCACCTTCGCGGGCGAGCCGGGGGAGTCGGCGGGACGGGCCGCCCTGGCCGCGGCGGGGGAGCGCCGGATCGTCGCCGTGGTGCGCAGCGAGCACCGGCACCCCTGGATGGCCGCCGCCCTCGACACCCTCCTGACGGCCCGCCCGGACACGATCGTCGTCGAGATGGGCGTCCCCCAGGCCACCCCGCGGGGCGCCCTCCACCTCGCCACCCACGGCGCGGCCCGCGTCTGCGGCCGTGCTGCGGCAGAGGTGATCGCGGGACGGGTGGCGCCGTAG
- the nagB gene encoding glucosamine-6-phosphate deaminase, whose product MEVVIVPDAAGGGELIAEAVARLLRHKPDAVLGVATGSTPLPVYRALAARVRSGEVDTSRARIAQLDEYVGLPADHPESYRSVLRREVLEPLAIPMSAFLGPDGTAEDVPGACAAYERALAAAGGVDLQLLGIGTDGHIGFNEPCSSLTSRTRIKTLTEQTRSDNARFFGGDVAQVPQHVVTQGIGTILEARHLVLLATGEGKADAVAATVEGPVAAICPASALQLHPHATVVTDEAAASKLKLAPYFRHSYANKPGWQGI is encoded by the coding sequence GTGGAAGTCGTCATCGTTCCGGACGCCGCCGGCGGCGGTGAACTGATCGCGGAGGCCGTCGCCCGGCTGCTGCGGCACAAGCCCGACGCCGTGCTCGGGGTGGCCACGGGCTCCACCCCGCTTCCCGTCTACCGGGCGCTGGCGGCCCGGGTCCGCTCCGGCGAGGTCGACACCTCGCGCGCGCGGATCGCCCAGCTCGACGAGTACGTCGGACTGCCCGCGGACCACCCGGAGTCGTACCGTTCGGTGCTGCGCCGGGAGGTGCTGGAGCCGCTCGCCATCCCCATGAGCGCGTTCCTGGGGCCGGACGGCACGGCCGAGGACGTGCCGGGCGCGTGCGCGGCGTACGAGCGGGCGCTCGCGGCGGCCGGCGGTGTGGACCTCCAGCTGCTCGGAATCGGCACGGACGGGCACATCGGCTTCAACGAGCCCTGTTCGTCGCTCACTTCGCGCACCCGGATCAAGACGCTGACGGAACAGACCCGGAGCGACAACGCGCGCTTCTTCGGCGGCGACGTCGCACAGGTACCGCAGCATGTCGTCACCCAGGGCATCGGCACGATCCTGGAGGCGCGGCACCTGGTCCTGCTCGCCACCGGCGAGGGCAAGGCGGACGCGGTCGCCGCGACCGTCGAGGGCCCGGTCGCGGCGATCTGCCCCGCCTCAGCACTCCAACTCCACCCACACGCCACGGTGGTGACCGACGAGGCGGCCGCGTCGAAACTGAAGCTGGCGCCCTACTTCCGGCACTCGTACGCCAACAAGCCGGGGTGGCAGGGCATTTGA
- a CDS encoding sensor histidine kinase, whose amino-acid sequence MNELVRQHTALDDSDLEWLHLLVSEWQLLSDLSFADLVLWIPTRDGTRYVSVAQMRPNTGPTSYQDDMVGHLVPRGRRPMLDAALDEGRIVREGDPEWREEVPVRVESIPVRREGRVLGVIARNTNLLTVRTPSRLELTYLQSASDLAQMIAAGSFPFPDQQVDMDASPRAGDGLIRLDADGIVQYASPNALSAYHRLGLAADLVGHHLGQITAELAPTRGPVDEALAKVASGWAPREFEIEANDGVIQFRTIPLKPKGTRIGSLVLCRDVTELRRRERELITKDATIREIHHRVKNNLQTVAALLRLQARRIDSASGREALEEAVRRVGSIAIVHETLSQNLDERVEFDEIADRVLAMVAEISPGRVTGRRSGRFGVLDAEVATPLSMVLTEILQNALEHGFREGDTGTVEVSAVRGGTTKEARLLVTVQDDGIGLPEDFDPHRSGNLGLQIVRTLVEGELGGTFDMSPAPEGGTRVLLDIPVRTQK is encoded by the coding sequence ATGAACGAACTCGTACGCCAGCACACAGCCCTCGACGACTCCGATCTCGAGTGGCTCCACCTGCTGGTCTCGGAGTGGCAACTGCTCTCCGACCTCTCCTTCGCCGACCTGGTCCTGTGGATCCCCACGCGCGACGGCACCCGGTACGTCTCGGTCGCCCAGATGCGGCCCAACACGGGCCCGACCTCGTACCAGGACGACATGGTCGGCCACCTCGTCCCGCGCGGCCGGCGCCCCATGCTGGACGCGGCCCTCGACGAGGGCCGGATCGTGCGCGAGGGCGACCCCGAGTGGCGCGAGGAGGTCCCGGTCCGGGTCGAGTCGATCCCCGTCCGGCGCGAGGGCCGCGTCCTCGGCGTCATCGCCCGCAACACCAACCTGCTCACCGTGCGCACCCCGAGCCGGCTGGAGCTCACCTATCTCCAGAGCGCCTCGGACCTCGCGCAGATGATCGCGGCCGGCTCCTTCCCGTTCCCCGACCAGCAGGTCGACATGGACGCCTCGCCCCGCGCCGGCGACGGCCTGATCCGGCTCGACGCGGACGGCATAGTCCAGTACGCCTCCCCGAACGCGCTCTCCGCCTACCACCGCCTCGGCCTCGCCGCCGACCTCGTCGGCCACCACCTCGGCCAGATCACCGCCGAACTCGCACCGACCCGGGGGCCGGTGGACGAGGCACTCGCCAAGGTGGCCAGCGGCTGGGCGCCGCGCGAGTTCGAGATCGAGGCCAACGACGGTGTGATCCAGTTCCGGACCATCCCGCTCAAGCCCAAGGGCACCCGCATCGGTTCGCTGGTGCTGTGCCGGGACGTCACCGAACTGCGCCGCCGCGAACGCGAGTTGATCACCAAGGACGCGACCATCCGGGAGATCCACCACCGGGTGAAGAACAACCTCCAGACGGTGGCCGCCCTGCTCCGCCTCCAGGCCCGCCGTATCGACTCCGCCAGCGGCCGGGAGGCGCTGGAGGAGGCCGTGCGCCGCGTGGGCTCGATCGCGATCGTGCACGAGACGCTCTCCCAGAACCTGGACGAGCGCGTGGAGTTCGACGAGATCGCCGACCGCGTGCTCGCCATGGTCGCCGAGATCTCGCCCGGCCGCGTCACCGGCCGGCGCAGCGGACGCTTCGGCGTGCTCGACGCCGAGGTCGCCACCCCGCTGTCGATGGTCCTGACCGAGATCCTCCAGAACGCCTTGGAACACGGCTTCCGCGAGGGCGACACCGGCACGGTCGAGGTCTCCGCGGTGCGCGGCGGCACCACCAAGGAGGCCCGCCTCCTCGTCACCGTCCAGGACGACGGCATCGGCCTGCCCGAGGACTTCGACCCGCACCGCTCGGGAAACCTGGGCCTGCAGATCGTACGAACCCTGGTCGAGGGCGAGTTGGGCGGCACGTTCGACATGTCGCCGGCGCCCGAGGGCGGTACGCGGGTCCTGCTGGACATTCCGGTGCGAACGCAGAAGTAG
- a CDS encoding WhiB family transcriptional regulator, translating into MDWRHNAVCREEDPELFFPIGNTGPALLQIEEAKAVCRRCPVIEQCLQWALESGQDSGVWGGLSEDERRAMKRRAARNRARQASA; encoded by the coding sequence ATGGACTGGCGTCACAACGCCGTTTGCCGCGAGGAAGACCCCGAGCTCTTCTTCCCCATCGGCAACACCGGTCCTGCGCTGCTGCAGATCGAGGAAGCCAAGGCCGTCTGCCGGCGCTGCCCCGTCATCGAGCAGTGTCTGCAGTGGGCGCTCGAGTCCGGCCAGGACTCCGGCGTCTGGGGTGGTCTCAGCGAGGACGAGCGCCGCGCCATGAAGCGCCGCGCCGCCCGCAACCGGGCCCGTCAGGCCTCCGCCTGA
- a CDS encoding diacylglycerol kinase family protein translates to MRALLVVNPAATTTSARTRDVLIHALASEMKLDVVMTEYRGHARDLGRQAAAGQDVDLVVALGGDGTVNEVVNGLLHAGPDPERLPGLAVVPGGSTNVFARALGLPNDPVEATGALLDALREKRERIIGLGLTSGTPGTADETVPARWFTFNAGLGFDAGVVGRVEQQRERGKKSTHALYVRQVVRQFLGEPHRRHGTVTLERADADPVTDLVVAIVSNTSPWTYLGNRPMYTSPKASFDKGLDVLGLSRLSTAAVARYGTQLLTSSPERGPHSRHALSLHDLDRFTLHSKVPLPLQMDGDHLGLRTSVTFTGVRRALRVIV, encoded by the coding sequence ATGCGTGCACTTCTCGTGGTCAATCCGGCGGCAACCACCACAAGCGCACGTACGCGCGACGTACTGATCCACGCACTGGCGAGCGAGATGAAGCTCGACGTGGTCATGACCGAGTACCGCGGGCACGCGCGCGACCTCGGCCGGCAGGCGGCGGCGGGCCAGGACGTCGACCTGGTGGTGGCCCTCGGCGGTGACGGCACCGTCAACGAGGTGGTCAACGGTCTGCTGCACGCCGGCCCCGACCCCGAGCGCCTGCCCGGCCTCGCCGTGGTTCCCGGCGGCTCCACCAACGTCTTCGCCCGCGCCCTCGGCCTGCCCAACGACCCGGTCGAGGCGACCGGCGCCCTCCTGGACGCCCTCCGCGAGAAGCGGGAGCGGATCATCGGTCTCGGGCTGACCTCGGGCACGCCCGGCACCGCGGACGAGACGGTTCCGGCCCGCTGGTTCACCTTCAACGCGGGGCTCGGCTTCGACGCGGGCGTGGTCGGCCGGGTCGAGCAGCAGCGCGAGCGCGGCAAGAAGTCGACGCACGCGCTGTACGTCCGTCAGGTCGTCCGGCAGTTCCTCGGCGAACCGCACCGCCGGCACGGCACGGTCACGCTGGAGCGGGCGGACGCGGATCCGGTCACCGATCTGGTGGTCGCCATAGTCTCGAACACATCCCCGTGGACGTATCTCGGCAATCGCCCGATGTACACGTCGCCTAAGGCCTCGTTCGATAAAGGCCTCGACGTACTCGGTCTCAGCCGCCTGTCGACGGCCGCGGTTGCCCGGTATGGAACCCAGTTGCTCACTTCGTCCCCCGAGCGGGGACCGCATAGCAGACATGCCTTGTCGCTGCACGATCTGGACCGGTTCACCTTGCATTCCAAGGTGCCATTGCCCCTCCAGATGGACGGCGACCACCTCGGACTGCGTACAAGCGTGACGTTCACAGGCGTTCGCCGAGCACTGCGTGTGATTGTGTGA